GCTCATCTATCTACTCAGGCTCGAAGCCATCTCTGATCATCACTATCAAGCGGTCCCTCAACCTGTAAGTTTTAGAGTAGCTCCCCTTCCTCAAGAACTTCAACTTCTCTTCTAAATCCATGAGCACTCTCATAACTGGTATCTCATCCTCTCTAACCACGCCTTCCTCAACCTTCCTCTGGCAGCTCGGGCAGAGCACGCCGCTTTTAACGCATATCCTATCCAGCGGGTACTTCAAGGCTTCATCATCACCGCTGCATAGTTCTCCATGCTGTAAAACACCAATATCATACTAGAGTTTCCTAAACTCCCTTTAAATATAGCGTTTAAGTTTAAGCCTAGTACTACCCGGAAAGACTTTATAACTCCCTTAGCTTATGTGATAAAAATGAATGACTGGTAGTGGGCCCGTAGCTCAGCCAGGCAGAGCGGCGGACGCCGTAGAGGCGGCCGATGCTCCAGATCTCTACGGGTCGGAGTGACCATCCCGGGATGACTGTGATCTGGAGGAGCGACCCGCAGGCCGGGGGTTCGAATCCCCTCGGGCCCACTACTATCCTTCTTAATACACAATGATATCAAGATTAAACTAGTATGCTACTTTAAACATGGATTCTACAATAATATTTAAAGCCTAATAATACCAGGTATAGGTATAAATAATCTTTAGAGCCGGTATCCGGAATGAGAGGTGTGGGCTTAGATGCCGAGTGTTAGATTAGTTGATGTCGTGAAAAAATACGGCAGGGTTACAGCCGTAGACAATGTTTCTCTAACTATAAATGATGGTGAGTTCTTCGCGATCTTAGGTTCATCAGGCTGCGGTAAGACGACTACGCTGAGACTTATTGCAGGATTAGAGTATCCTGATGAAGGCAGAATATTCATTGGTGACGAGGATGTAACAGAGCTGCATCCTAAGGACCGTAATGTCGCAATGGTGTTCCAGAACTATGCTTTATACCCGCATATGACAGTCTATGAGAACATAGCTTTCCCCCTTGAAATTAGAAAACGTGAGTTAAAGTTAACTAGTGATGACATTAAAAGGATGGTTTTAGAGACAGCTAGGTTTCTAGGGATAGAGGGACTACTGGATAGAAAGCCTGCTCAGCTTTCAGGCGGGCAGCAGCAGAGAGTAGCTTTAGCTAGAGCACTAGTTAGGAAGCCTAAGGTATGGCTTCTCGACGAGCCATTAAGCAATCTTGATGCTAAGTTAAGGCTCACAATGAGGACTGAATTAAAGAAGCTTCAGAAGACGCTCAACATAACGACAGTATACGTGACACACGACCAGATCGAGGCTTTAACTATGGCTGACAGGATAGCTGTCATGGATAAAGGGAGAGTAAAGCAGGTTGGAACACCCAGCGAGCTATACTATAAGCCAGCTGACATGTTTGTAGCCGGCTTCATAGGAGTACCCCCAATAAACTTCATAAGAGCATCGTTCAGGAAGCTTAGCGAAGCCATTAAGTCTGAGAGAGGCATCGGGATAACTCAGCCGGTTAAAACATTCTACATGCTTGAGGCACATGGATTAAAGGTTCCGGTCGACCCGAAGATAGGCGAGCTAGTAGAAGCAAAAGGGATATCACAGGTGGTAATAGGGATAAGACCACAGCAGGTTAAAATAGCTGGAGATACCACTATAAGCGATACAGAAGGAGAGGTAGTTGTAGCAGAGCCCACAGGCTCAGAGACCATAGTGACAGTAAAGCTAGGCGAGGAATACGTGAGAATACACGTTCCAGGTAGCCTGACAGTAGAAATGGGCTCTAAAGTAAAGCTTAGTTTTGAGTGGGATAAAGCACTGATATTCGATGAGAAAACAGAGAGCCTTATAGCTTAACATTTACGTAAGCAAGTGGGCCCGCGGGGACTTGAACCCCGGGCCTCCGCCGTGTCAGGGCGGCGTCCTAACCAGGCTAGACGACGGGCCCTGCTATGAGACAGAAACCTTCTAAGACTAATAAATTTTAGGTCTTGTAGCCTAAGCCTCTACTGGCTGGAGTAGGGTGCTTGCCAGTGGAGGAGCAGCTAGACCCCCATGAAGTAGCACATACAAGGCTTTTAACAGGTGTTTCGAGGATACTAGCCTTAATGTACCTCGGTGCGAAGCGTAAAGTAGACTTCATTAGGGCAGGACTGGGAGCCAGCACGCTATACCATAATTTAATACTACTGGAGGAGGCTGGATTAATTGTTAAGAGAGGCGATGAATATCTTCTCACAGAGAAGGGAGCTAGGCTTGCTGAAGCCATATACAAGCTTCTAGTTGAAGCTAAAAGCTTGCTTGGAGACCTCCTCCAGCAATAGTGAAGTATTCCAGCATACTATCCTCCACGCGGGAAGATAGTAGTCAGCTATGCCCGGAGCCCCCGCCTCCTCCGGAATCTCGAGTTGAAGGTACCTCGGAAACCTCGCCTCCAGGCTCGATAACAATCCTCTCCCCGTATAAGAGGGCTCTTACAAGCTTAGCTCGAGCTCCTACTAGAAGCCTCCATACAGTACCCCTACCCACCCCCATTAATGCTGCCGCCTCATCTAGATTCAAGCCGTCTAAATCCACTAGCTTTAAAGCCTCAAGCTCGGGAAGTATTAAGCGTTCTTCTCCGCTTCCAGCAGGATCCGGCGTGAAAACTCTTACCACTGGGGGTAGCGTCAGGAATAACGGTTTAGGTGGCCTGCCGGGACCCCACTTCCTTCTCCTCCAGCACCATCGAGGCATTCCACTACCCCTCTACCTAGATATTTTTGGGAAATATTTAAAAACCCTTTTTTGAGAATATTCCCGGAAAGGTGAGCGAAAATGGCTTGGTGGAAGTGGGGATGGTGGACGAGTAGAGGCCCATGGCCTGGTAGAGGACCATTCAGCCACCTACCCCCCTGGGAGAGGCCTGGATGGCTCCTCTACGGGGCACGCCCATGGTATCCTTGGAGTCTAGTAGCATCTGTAGAAGCCGAGAAAAACTGGCTTAACTACAGGAAGATAATGATCGAGAATACCCTGAAGATCTTGAACGATGAGCTGGCTTACATTGAGAGAAGGCTTAAGGAGTTAGAGTCAGCAGGGCAGAAGCAGTAGACCCTTGCTTAAAGCTATTTTTAAACCACGTTTCTCTTCTATATATGGCTGAATCTTTCAGATTCAACAGGTAAGAATACCCTGCACATCAATAGAAGCTTTTATAGGGCTTTAAATCTTAGAGTCAGATTAGATGGGTGTTTTCGCGAGGTATAAAGGGATTAAATGGGGGTAATCTTGGCCAGGATACGTTTAACGGTTCTCGAGGCTGATTCAAGGGATTACGGTAAGGGTTTAGCTAGACTTGACCCTGATGTAATGGAGAAGTACGGTATAATTGAAGGAGACATGCTTCTAATTGAAGGGGGATCTGAGACTGCAGCTTTAGCTGTTCCAAGCGGTGAGCATGATAGAGGCATGGGTGTGATAAGACTGGATTCTTTGACAAGGCTTAACGCTGGTGTTGATGTAGGCGATACTGTATACGTGGAGAGAGTTGAACGCAGATATGCTACTGTAGTGAAACTGGCTCCAACAAACTATCGTGCACCAATAGAAGGCTACGTGCTGGACAGCATTAAACACAAGCTTATAGGCTACCCTGTCATGGAGGGTAATAGCATACAGATAGTTATAGCTGATATGCCTGTCCCCTTCAAGGTAGTCTTGGTTAAACCATACGATCCAGCGATAATATCGGATGAAACCGAGGTCTACGTGTTCGAGGAGCCAGTGGATGAAATACCTCATGTAACCTACGATGATATAGGAGGCCTCAGCAGCATAATAGAGAAGATAAGGGAGACTATAGAAATCCCATTAAAATACGGGAAGGTCTTCAGGAAGCTTGGTATCGAGCCACCGAAGGGTATACTACTCTACGGGCCGCCAGGCACAGGTAAGACGCTACTAGCTAAAGCTCTAGCAAACGAGGTTAACGCTTACTTCATCACCATCAATGGCCCGGAGATAATGAGCAAGTATTATGGTGAGTCAGAGCAGCGGCTCCGAGAAGTATTCAAGCTAGCTAAGAGGAAGGCTAAGAAGAACCCTGCAATAATATTCATTGATGAAATAGATGCTATAGCACCGAAAAGAGATGAAGTAGTCGGCGAGGTAGAAAGAAGGGTTGTAGCCCAGCTGCTAGCTTTGATGGATGGATTAGAGAGAAGAGGAAACGTGATAGTTATAGGTGCCACCAACAGGCCTAATGCTCTAGACCCGGCTTTAAGAAGACCTGGTAGATTCGACAGAGAGATAGAGATACCAATGCCTGATAAGAAGGGGAGGTATGAGATACTCTTAATACACACAAGGAAGCTTAGAGAGCTGAGGGTACTAGCCCAGGATGTCGACTTAGCCAAGATAGCTGAGATAACCCACGGATACACTGGTGCAGATATAGCCGCGCTAGTCAAGGAGGCTGTTCTACACGCTATCAGAAGACAAGTGAATTTTGATAGAATAGATAAGTGGCCTCCACCAGACGAGCTACTCTCAAACCTCAAGGTTACGCGAGAGGACTTCCTCTCAGCGTACAGAAGTATAGTGCCGAGCGGGCTACGCGAGATCCACGTTGAAGTACCAGATGTAAAATGGAGTGATATAGGCGGACTCGAGGATGTTAAGAGGACTCTAAGAGAGAGCGTCGAGCTGCCATTAAAGCATCCTGAAGTCTACGAGAGATTCGGCATCAAGCCGCCTAAAGGAGTACTATTATACGG
This window of the Desulfurococcus sp. genome carries:
- a CDS encoding transcriptional regulator; translation: MEEQLDPHEVAHTRLLTGVSRILALMYLGAKRKVDFIRAGLGASTLYHNLILLEEAGLIVKRGDEYLLTEKGARLAEAIYKLLVEAKSLLGDLLQQ
- a CDS encoding ABC transporter ATP-binding protein → MPSVRLVDVVKKYGRVTAVDNVSLTINDGEFFAILGSSGCGKTTTLRLIAGLEYPDEGRIFIGDEDVTELHPKDRNVAMVFQNYALYPHMTVYENIAFPLEIRKRELKLTSDDIKRMVLETARFLGIEGLLDRKPAQLSGGQQQRVALARALVRKPKVWLLDEPLSNLDAKLRLTMRTELKKLQKTLNITTVYVTHDQIEALTMADRIAVMDKGRVKQVGTPSELYYKPADMFVAGFIGVPPINFIRASFRKLSEAIKSERGIGITQPVKTFYMLEAHGLKVPVDPKIGELVEAKGISQVVIGIRPQQVKIAGDTTISDTEGEVVVAEPTGSETIVTVKLGEEYVRIHVPGSLTVEMGSKVKLSFEWDKALIFDEKTESLIA
- a CDS encoding DUF134 domain-containing protein; translated protein: MPRWCWRRRKWGPGRPPKPLFLTLPPVVRVFTPDPAGSGEERLILPELEALKLVDLDGLNLDEAAALMGVGRGTVWRLLVGARAKLVRALLYGERIVIEPGGEVSEVPSTRDSGGGGGSGHS
- a CDS encoding CDC48 family AAA ATPase, with the translated sequence MGVILARIRLTVLEADSRDYGKGLARLDPDVMEKYGIIEGDMLLIEGGSETAALAVPSGEHDRGMGVIRLDSLTRLNAGVDVGDTVYVERVERRYATVVKLAPTNYRAPIEGYVLDSIKHKLIGYPVMEGNSIQIVIADMPVPFKVVLVKPYDPAIISDETEVYVFEEPVDEIPHVTYDDIGGLSSIIEKIRETIEIPLKYGKVFRKLGIEPPKGILLYGPPGTGKTLLAKALANEVNAYFITINGPEIMSKYYGESEQRLREVFKLAKRKAKKNPAIIFIDEIDAIAPKRDEVVGEVERRVVAQLLALMDGLERRGNVIVIGATNRPNALDPALRRPGRFDREIEIPMPDKKGRYEILLIHTRKLRELRVLAQDVDLAKIAEITHGYTGADIAALVKEAVLHAIRRQVNFDRIDKWPPPDELLSNLKVTREDFLSAYRSIVPSGLREIHVEVPDVKWSDIGGLEDVKRTLRESVELPLKHPEVYERFGIKPPKGVLLYGPPGCGKTLLAKAVATEGGANFIAVKGPEIMSKWVGESEKAIREIFRKARLYAPAVVFFDEIDAIASLRGFEADSGVSERVVTQLITEMDGIQRMENVVVLAATNRPDLLDPALLRPGRFDKLVYVPPPDYNARLEILKVHTRSVPLDVDVDLAKIAKITEGYSGADIEALVREAVMAALRESLFIEKVSERHFMTALEVVKPSINDSMVKFYVEWGMKARQSLPRQIVKPSIYT